A section of the Cryobacterium soli genome encodes:
- a CDS encoding DUF5671 domain-containing protein — MTAPGTAPAGIPPTTAAPRPSAAPVLRRVVVYGILFVLVLLTAGGLADLLGRLFDVVTGATVVGSDTAGLAVSLSFTLVGGPLAALLGWFAWRRLADRPERESLAWALYVVGMCTVALVVASTALFSALSAAVRGDGATGEAATGLVWAGVWAGHRFVLRRSIRRPTRLPGTAAVLGGVVGLLLGSGGAVSALTVLFDTALAGTTDAPIGVPWWWAALQSLVWAAGGGLVWWWHWGREGGRAVRTGLGAVALVGVGILGGCLLTLAGAGTTLFVLLRVAVDRTDPVRVLLDPLGAAIAAALVGGLIWGYHRAVAARRSAAVSGAGVLVTSGVSLVAAASGIGVIVNALLATLTTALAASDPRTLLLAGLSSLVVGGPLWWFTWRPTTAVLPERRRSIGRSAYLVVVFGVSAVVALVALLVIGFRLFDSLLAGEAGLLDRLRAPLGLLVATALVAGYHFSVWRGDRAAIAAAAPAPAPTPAASRGPVTGIGEVVLIMGPGAEPVLRHLRQLTGATVSWWQRADGATVLPDPAQVTSALDGVHGERVVLIMGADGSLSVIPVAGPHTHAG; from the coding sequence GTGACCGCGCCGGGCACCGCGCCGGCGGGCATCCCGCCGACGACGGCCGCCCCGCGGCCCTCCGCGGCGCCGGTGCTGCGCCGGGTGGTGGTGTACGGCATCCTCTTCGTCCTCGTGCTGCTCACGGCCGGGGGTCTCGCCGACCTGCTCGGCCGGTTGTTCGACGTGGTGACCGGCGCCACCGTCGTCGGCAGTGACACCGCGGGCCTGGCCGTGTCGCTGAGCTTCACCCTCGTCGGCGGACCGCTCGCCGCACTGCTGGGCTGGTTCGCCTGGCGGCGCCTGGCCGACCGGCCAGAACGGGAGTCGCTGGCCTGGGCCCTGTATGTGGTGGGCATGTGCACCGTGGCGCTCGTCGTGGCCAGCACCGCGCTGTTCTCGGCTCTGTCGGCGGCGGTGCGCGGTGACGGCGCCACTGGGGAGGCGGCCACGGGTCTGGTCTGGGCGGGCGTCTGGGCGGGGCACAGGTTCGTCCTGCGCCGGAGCATCCGTCGTCCCACCCGGCTCCCCGGCACCGCTGCGGTGTTGGGCGGAGTCGTCGGACTGCTGCTCGGGTCCGGCGGCGCGGTCTCAGCGCTCACGGTGCTCTTCGACACGGCGTTGGCCGGCACCACGGATGCGCCCATCGGCGTTCCCTGGTGGTGGGCCGCACTGCAATCGCTGGTCTGGGCGGCCGGCGGCGGCCTCGTCTGGTGGTGGCACTGGGGTCGCGAGGGTGGCCGTGCCGTGCGCACCGGCCTCGGCGCGGTCGCCCTCGTCGGGGTGGGCATCCTGGGCGGCTGCCTGCTGACCCTCGCGGGCGCGGGCACCACCCTGTTCGTGCTGCTCCGCGTGGCCGTGGACCGCACGGACCCGGTGCGCGTGCTGCTCGATCCGCTCGGTGCGGCGATCGCCGCCGCGCTCGTCGGCGGGCTCATCTGGGGCTACCACCGCGCCGTGGCGGCCCGACGCTCGGCGGCGGTGAGCGGCGCAGGGGTCCTGGTGACAAGCGGGGTGTCGCTCGTGGCCGCCGCATCCGGCATCGGCGTGATCGTGAACGCCCTGCTCGCCACCCTCACGACGGCCCTGGCCGCTTCCGACCCGCGCACGCTCCTCCTCGCCGGCCTCAGCTCGCTCGTGGTGGGCGGTCCGCTGTGGTGGTTCACCTGGCGACCGACCACGGCCGTGCTGCCGGAGCGACGCCGCAGCATCGGCCGCAGTGCGTACCTTGTCGTGGTGTTCGGAGTCAGCGCCGTCGTCGCGCTGGTCGCCCTGCTGGTGATCGGGTTCCGCCTCTTCGATTCGCTCCTGGCCGGCGAGGCCGGACTGCTCGACCGGCTCCGGGCGCCGCTGGGTTTGCTCGTGGCCACGGCTCTCGTGGCTGGGTACCACTTCAGCGTCTGGCGGGGCGACCGGGCCGCGATCGCGGCAGCCGCGCCGGCACCCGCCCCGACCCCGGCTGCGTCGCGCGGCCCCGTAACCGGCATCGGCGAGGTGGTGCTCATCATGGGCCCGGGTGCCGAACCGGTGCTGCGGCACCTGCGGCAGCTCACCGGCGCCACCGTGAGCTGGTGGCAGCGCGCCGACGGGGCCACCGTCCTGCCGGACCCGGCTCAGGTGACGAGCGCGCTCGACGGCGTGCACGGCGAGCGCGTGGTGCTGATCATGGGCGCGGACGGGTCGTTGAGCGTCATCCCGGTCGCGGGCCCTCACACGCACGCAGGCTGA
- a CDS encoding AAA family ATPase: MTVVLLALALDRDTEDRLLPDIIDHGHVIVARPANVPELLAAIDRHGPDALIVAASAGTLTAELLAASDANGIRVVALAATDHDRRYVADLGLHEVVAADADWVEIERVLTMGAVIPLRIDDPPDRGGYADGAPDVVPGRTTGSGSSGSSGSSGSPDDPPPGRHRGRRAGPGRRAKPARQPVPGPEQGTAAPSGRAAAEPVAGLEGPGIVIAVWGPAGAPGRTTLAINIAAEIAAAGHTVVLADVDTYSGSIAPSLGLLDEAPGFAAACRLAGADALTRSEFERIAHRYNSPRGAFRVLTGIGRPSRWPELSAERVSRTIATLRGWADYVVLDTGFSLESDEEISSDLFAPRRNAATLAALGIADRVVACGLADPVGMARFLRVWGDLTEVISTHRVHVVMNRVRASAVGLGAAGQVSSALRRFGGIEAAVLVPHDQAGVDAAVLTGRTLRDAAPRSPARLGILGFVQRDLLTGPEAAPARRPWRRAAPWRRAAPAT; the protein is encoded by the coding sequence ATGACGGTGGTGCTGCTGGCGCTCGCCCTCGACCGCGACACCGAGGACCGGCTGCTGCCCGACATCATCGACCACGGTCATGTGATCGTCGCCCGCCCGGCGAACGTACCCGAGCTCCTGGCGGCGATCGACAGGCACGGCCCCGATGCCCTCATCGTCGCGGCTTCGGCCGGCACCCTGACCGCTGAGCTGTTGGCGGCGAGCGACGCGAACGGCATCAGGGTCGTCGCTCTGGCCGCCACCGACCACGACCGCCGGTACGTCGCCGACCTGGGGCTGCACGAGGTCGTCGCGGCCGATGCGGACTGGGTGGAGATCGAACGGGTGCTCACGATGGGTGCGGTGATCCCGTTGCGGATCGACGATCCGCCGGACCGTGGCGGCTACGCCGATGGTGCCCCGGACGTCGTCCCCGGCCGCACCACCGGCTCGGGAAGCTCGGGAAGCTCGGGGAGCTCGGGGAGCCCGGACGACCCTCCGCCCGGCCGGCACCGGGGGCGCCGGGCCGGGCCGGGCCGACGAGCCAAACCTGCGCGGCAGCCGGTGCCCGGGCCCGAGCAGGGCACAGCAGCGCCGAGTGGCCGGGCCGCCGCGGAGCCGGTCGCGGGGCTCGAGGGTCCCGGCATCGTGATCGCCGTCTGGGGGCCGGCCGGCGCGCCGGGCCGCACCACTCTGGCGATCAATATCGCCGCCGAGATCGCGGCGGCCGGGCACACCGTGGTCCTGGCGGATGTCGACACCTACAGCGGGTCGATCGCGCCGAGCCTCGGCCTGCTCGACGAGGCGCCGGGTTTCGCCGCCGCGTGCAGGCTGGCGGGCGCCGACGCGCTGACCAGGTCCGAGTTCGAACGGATCGCGCACCGCTACAACTCGCCGCGCGGCGCCTTCCGGGTGCTCACCGGTATCGGGCGGCCGTCGCGGTGGCCGGAGCTCTCGGCGGAGCGGGTGAGCCGCACCATCGCCACACTGCGCGGCTGGGCGGACTACGTGGTCCTCGACACCGGGTTCAGCCTGGAGAGCGACGAGGAGATCTCGAGCGACCTGTTCGCTCCGCGCCGGAACGCAGCGACCCTGGCCGCCCTGGGCATCGCCGACCGGGTCGTGGCGTGCGGTCTCGCCGACCCCGTCGGCATGGCCAGGTTCCTGCGTGTCTGGGGCGATCTGACCGAGGTCATCAGCACCCACCGGGTGCACGTCGTGATGAACCGGGTGCGCGCCAGCGCGGTGGGCCTCGGGGCGGCCGGGCAGGTGAGCAGCGCATTGCGCCGGTTCGGCGGCATCGAGGCTGCGGTGCTGGTGCCGCATGACCAGGCCGGGGTGGATGCGGCGGTGCTCACCGGCCGCACCCTGCGCGACGCGGCCCCGCGGTCACCGGCCCGGCTCGGAATCCTCGGCTTCGTGCAGCGGGACCTGCTCACCGGGCCCGAAGCCGCGCCGGCGCGGCGGCCCTGGCGCCGTGCGGCGCCCTGGCGGCGCGCAGCGCCGGCGACCTGA
- a CDS encoding helix-turn-helix domain-containing protein — translation MSDPVSSASVGRFLTLADTAEILNLSLAAALDLVRTGELPAIRIGAAGAWRVERVVLESYIEAKYEEARRMSLWEQSDFANIPELSGGRILRPGGPGPLDGETGRSDGDAGGAQSNRTS, via the coding sequence ATGAGCGATCCCGTCTCCTCCGCGTCCGTCGGCAGATTCCTGACCCTCGCCGACACCGCAGAGATCCTGAACCTCTCCCTCGCCGCCGCCCTCGACCTGGTGCGCACGGGTGAGCTTCCGGCCATCCGAATCGGCGCAGCCGGCGCCTGGCGAGTGGAACGGGTGGTCCTCGAGTCGTACATCGAGGCGAAATACGAAGAGGCACGACGGATGTCGCTGTGGGAGCAATCCGACTTCGCGAATATCCCGGAGCTGTCCGGAGGCCGGATTCTGCGCCCCGGCGGTCCCGGGCCGTTGGACGGCGAGACCGGGCGCAGCGACGGTGATGCCGGCGGCGCTCAGTCCAACCGCACCAGCTGA
- a CDS encoding Rv3235 family protein: protein MSDPLAGPQPRPTPQANAPNRPDAAPGTAGAPAGAPAAPPARLGGHESAEAFLDDDFFGHQPSSRSTLPDPEPLLVNLTRCVIEVLAGARELDQLARWVSDDVYRHLLKRVVLSARARAVKGQRAQRPAIMIGRVTINEPRDGIIEAVVIVHSKVRVRAVAVRLEGLDNRWRASAINVL from the coding sequence ATGAGCGATCCACTTGCCGGGCCCCAGCCCCGACCCACGCCGCAGGCCAACGCGCCCAACCGGCCCGACGCAGCACCCGGCACGGCCGGCGCACCTGCTGGTGCGCCGGCCGCCCCACCAGCCCGGCTCGGTGGCCACGAATCCGCCGAGGCCTTCCTCGACGACGACTTCTTCGGCCATCAGCCCAGCTCTCGCAGCACGCTGCCGGATCCGGAACCGTTGCTGGTCAACCTGACCCGGTGCGTGATCGAGGTTCTGGCTGGGGCGAGGGAGCTGGACCAACTGGCCCGCTGGGTGAGCGACGACGTCTACCGGCACCTGCTCAAGCGCGTGGTGCTCTCTGCCCGCGCGAGGGCGGTGAAGGGCCAGCGGGCTCAGCGTCCCGCCATCATGATCGGCCGGGTCACCATCAACGAGCCCAGAGACGGCATCATCGAGGCCGTGGTGATCGTGCACAGCAAGGTTCGGGTGCGAGCGGTGGCTGTGCGCCTCGAGGGGCTGGACAACCGCTGGCGGGCCAGCGCCATCAACGTGCTGTGA
- the secA gene encoding preprotein translocase subunit SecA, whose product MASILEKVLRVGEGRILRRLESYAKAINALEDDFSTLSDEELKNETVQLRERYSGGESLDDLLPEAFAAVREASTRTLGLRHFDVQLMGGAALHLGNIAEMKTGEGKTLVATTAAYLNAITSRGVHVITVNDYLASYQSELMGRVFRALGMTTGCIVSGQTPAVRREQYACDITYGTNNEFGFDYLRDNMAWQATDMVQRGHYFAIVDEVDSILIDEARTPLIISGPASGEANRWFTEFASLAKRLVADEDFEVDEKKRTVGVLEPGIEKVEDYLGIDNLYESANTPLISFLNNAIKANALFKKDKDYVVMNGEVLIVDEHTGRILMGRRYNEGIHQAIEAKEGVAVKAENQTLATVTLQNYFRLYSKISGMTGTAETEAAEFMSTYKLGVVAIPTNKPMQRIDQSDLIYKNEEAKFGQVVEDIVERHEKGQPVLVGTTSVEKSEYLSRLLAKKGVRHEVLNAKNHAREAAIVAQAGRLGSVTVATNMAGRGTDVMLGGNAEFLAVAAMNAKGLSPVETPDEYEKEWDDVFAAVKAEVSEEAEKVIAAGGLYVLGTERHESRRIDNQLRGRSGRQGDPGESRFYLSLTDDLMRLFNAGAAESLMGRQGVPDDMAIESKVVSRAIRSAQSQVEGRNAEIRKNVLKYDDVLNRQREAIYGDRRHILEGDDLHERTQRFLEDVIDEVLEVHTGEGNGDDWDFDALWTELKTLYPVGLTIDEVIAEAGNKGKINRDFMRREIISDAKVAYARREESLGSPAMRELERRVVLSVIDRRWREHLYEMDYLKDGIGLRAMAQRDPLVEYQREGFAMFQQMMGQIREETVGFLFNLEVEVSQPAGAVDAPVVAAKGLTPPAESAEEKLSFTAPSDSGGVEVRNQRGQIQQAATDRARRAAVASAPAEPAEAAPAGPPQRGAFGQRAEGDTPAANNRTERRAQGKKK is encoded by the coding sequence GTGGCCTCAATCCTGGAAAAAGTTCTTCGTGTTGGCGAGGGGCGCATTCTGCGCCGGCTCGAGAGCTATGCGAAGGCCATCAATGCGCTGGAAGATGACTTCAGCACCCTCAGCGATGAGGAGTTGAAGAACGAGACCGTGCAGTTGCGTGAGCGTTACTCGGGCGGCGAGTCACTGGATGACTTGCTGCCCGAGGCGTTCGCGGCCGTGCGCGAAGCCTCCACCCGCACCCTGGGGCTGCGTCACTTCGACGTGCAGCTGATGGGCGGGGCGGCGCTGCACCTCGGCAACATCGCCGAGATGAAGACCGGTGAGGGCAAGACCCTTGTCGCCACGACGGCGGCGTACCTCAACGCCATCACCAGCCGCGGCGTGCATGTCATCACGGTCAACGACTACCTCGCCAGCTACCAGAGCGAGCTGATGGGCCGCGTGTTCCGCGCCCTCGGCATGACCACAGGCTGCATCGTCTCCGGCCAGACGCCCGCGGTGCGCCGCGAGCAGTACGCCTGTGACATCACCTACGGCACGAACAACGAGTTCGGCTTCGACTACCTGCGCGACAACATGGCGTGGCAGGCCACCGACATGGTGCAGCGCGGCCACTACTTCGCCATCGTCGACGAGGTGGACTCGATCCTCATCGACGAGGCCCGCACCCCGCTGATCATCTCCGGCCCCGCGTCGGGCGAGGCGAACCGCTGGTTCACCGAGTTCGCCAGCCTCGCCAAGCGCCTCGTCGCCGACGAGGACTTCGAGGTCGACGAGAAGAAGCGCACCGTGGGTGTGCTCGAACCCGGCATCGAGAAGGTCGAGGACTACCTCGGCATCGACAACCTGTACGAGTCCGCGAACACCCCGCTGATCTCGTTCCTCAACAACGCCATCAAGGCCAACGCCCTGTTCAAGAAGGACAAGGACTACGTCGTCATGAACGGCGAAGTGCTCATCGTCGACGAGCACACCGGCCGCATCCTGATGGGCCGCCGCTACAACGAGGGCATCCACCAGGCCATCGAGGCCAAGGAAGGCGTCGCCGTCAAGGCGGAGAACCAGACGCTCGCCACGGTGACCCTGCAGAACTACTTCCGGCTGTACTCCAAGATCTCCGGCATGACCGGAACAGCCGAGACCGAAGCCGCCGAGTTCATGAGCACCTACAAGCTCGGCGTCGTCGCGATCCCCACCAACAAGCCGATGCAGCGCATCGACCAGTCCGACCTGATCTACAAGAACGAGGAAGCCAAGTTCGGCCAGGTCGTCGAGGATATCGTCGAACGGCACGAGAAGGGCCAGCCGGTCCTGGTCGGCACCACGAGCGTCGAGAAGAGCGAATACCTGTCCCGCCTGCTGGCGAAGAAGGGTGTGCGCCACGAGGTCCTGAACGCCAAGAACCACGCCCGCGAGGCCGCGATCGTGGCCCAGGCCGGGCGCCTCGGCTCCGTCACCGTCGCCACCAACATGGCCGGCCGTGGAACCGACGTGATGCTCGGCGGCAACGCCGAGTTCCTCGCCGTCGCCGCGATGAACGCCAAGGGCCTGAGCCCGGTGGAGACCCCCGACGAGTACGAGAAGGAATGGGACGACGTCTTCGCCGCCGTCAAGGCCGAGGTCTCCGAGGAAGCCGAGAAGGTCATCGCCGCCGGCGGACTCTACGTGCTCGGCACCGAGCGCCACGAATCCCGCCGTATCGACAACCAGCTCCGCGGCCGCAGCGGCCGTCAGGGCGACCCGGGTGAGAGCCGTTTCTACCTCTCGCTGACCGACGACCTGATGCGCCTGTTCAACGCCGGTGCCGCCGAGAGCCTGATGGGCCGCCAGGGTGTGCCCGACGACATGGCCATCGAGTCCAAGGTCGTCAGCCGCGCCATCCGCAGCGCCCAGTCACAGGTCGAGGGTCGCAATGCCGAGATCCGCAAGAACGTGCTCAAGTACGACGACGTCCTCAACCGCCAGCGCGAAGCCATCTACGGTGACCGCCGGCACATCCTCGAGGGCGACGACCTGCACGAGCGCACCCAGCGTTTCCTCGAAGACGTCATCGACGAGGTGCTCGAGGTGCACACCGGCGAGGGCAACGGCGACGACTGGGACTTCGACGCCCTGTGGACCGAGCTGAAGACCCTCTACCCGGTGGGCCTGACCATCGACGAGGTCATCGCAGAGGCGGGCAACAAGGGCAAGATCAACCGCGACTTCATGCGCCGGGAGATCATCTCCGACGCCAAGGTCGCCTACGCCCGTCGTGAGGAATCGTTGGGCTCCCCGGCCATGCGCGAGCTCGAACGCCGCGTGGTGCTGTCGGTCATCGACCGTCGCTGGCGCGAGCACCTCTACGAGATGGACTACCTCAAGGACGGCATCGGCCTGCGCGCCATGGCGCAGCGCGACCCGCTGGTGGAGTACCAGCGCGAGGGCTTCGCCATGTTCCAGCAGATGATGGGCCAGATCCGCGAGGAGACCGTCGGCTTCCTGTTCAACCTCGAGGTCGAGGTGTCCCAGCCGGCCGGCGCCGTCGACGCCCCTGTCGTCGCAGCGAAGGGCCTCACGCCCCCCGCCGAATCGGCGGAGGAGAAGCTGAGCTTCACCGCTCCGAGCGACTCCGGCGGAGTCGAGGTGCGCAACCAGCGCGGCCAGATCCAGCAGGCTGCAACGGACCGCGCCCGCCGCGCCGCCGTGGCATCCGCTCCTGCCGAACCGGCCGAGGCCGCTCCCGCCGGCCCGCCCCAGCGCGGCGCCTTCGGCCAGCGCGCCGAGGGCGACACCCCGGCGGCCAACAACCGCACCGAGCGACGCGCGCAGGGCAAGAAGAAGTAG
- the hpf gene encoding ribosome hibernation-promoting factor, HPF/YfiA family, protein METNIVGRNLGITDRFRDYATEKAEKIAGLAEKALALEIKVSRHTEKSGAAGNDRVELTLIGKGPIVRAEAEGGDKYAAFDIALGRLLERVRRAKDRKKVHRGGAHRPTSLHDASATGFAVIDIIPADGETLERVRTGAIPVVQDETAAEDVEEAYSPVVIRRKVFSAAPMTVDDALYFMELVGHDFYLFQDAETHRPSVVYRRKGWDYGVIELDPNSEEGRVLATASSESSS, encoded by the coding sequence ATGGAAACTAACATCGTTGGACGAAACCTGGGGATCACTGATCGCTTCCGGGATTATGCGACGGAGAAGGCCGAGAAGATCGCCGGCCTCGCCGAGAAGGCCCTCGCCCTGGAAATCAAGGTCAGTCGTCACACCGAGAAGAGCGGTGCCGCCGGTAACGACCGGGTCGAACTCACCCTCATCGGCAAGGGCCCCATCGTGCGGGCCGAGGCCGAGGGAGGCGACAAGTACGCCGCCTTCGACATCGCTCTCGGACGGTTGCTCGAACGGGTTCGCCGCGCGAAGGACCGCAAGAAGGTGCACCGCGGCGGCGCACACCGCCCCACGTCGCTGCACGACGCCTCTGCGACGGGTTTCGCGGTGATCGACATCATCCCGGCCGACGGGGAGACCCTGGAGCGTGTGCGCACCGGCGCGATCCCGGTCGTACAGGACGAGACGGCCGCCGAGGACGTCGAAGAGGCGTATTCCCCGGTGGTGATCCGCCGCAAGGTCTTCTCGGCCGCTCCCATGACCGTCGACGATGCCCTCTACTTCATGGAACTCGTCGGACACGACTTCTACCTGTTCCAGGACGCCGAGACGCACCGGCCCAGCGTGGTCTACCGCCGCAAGGGGTGGGACTACGGCGTCATCGAATTGGACCCGAACTCCGAAGAGGGCAGGGTGCTGGCGACGGCGTCCAGCGAGTCCAGCTCCTGA
- a CDS encoding ComF family protein has product MISSRAVNTLIAAAPAAVLDAWAVLMPTDCSGCGAVDRALCAACAAALRPAPALCSRDDLTIWSALEYRDVAARVLVAFKDGGRTDAAPALAGALRAAVGAALAAAAAPIAPGAAGRPPEAPVGVLLAGVPSSRRAWRARGFAPVDLLLRRAGLRPLRLLRPGGRVADQVGLGRQARLDNRTGALVAARRLAGQRVLLVDDIVTTGATLLDARRAILLAGGEVIGAATVAETRRHHPVTESSPETD; this is encoded by the coding sequence ATGATCTCATCGCGGGCCGTCAACACCCTGATCGCCGCCGCGCCGGCCGCGGTCCTGGATGCCTGGGCGGTGCTGATGCCCACCGACTGCAGCGGCTGCGGGGCGGTGGACCGGGCGCTCTGCGCCGCCTGCGCCGCCGCCCTCCGGCCCGCCCCGGCGCTGTGCAGCCGCGACGACCTCACGATCTGGTCGGCCCTGGAGTATCGCGATGTGGCCGCCCGGGTCCTGGTTGCCTTCAAGGACGGCGGTCGCACCGACGCCGCCCCGGCGCTCGCCGGAGCCCTGCGCGCCGCCGTGGGAGCGGCTCTGGCGGCCGCAGCCGCGCCCATCGCACCGGGAGCGGCCGGGCGGCCGCCGGAGGCTCCGGTGGGCGTGCTGCTGGCGGGCGTGCCGTCCTCCCGCCGGGCCTGGCGGGCCCGGGGATTCGCCCCCGTCGACCTGCTCCTTCGACGAGCCGGACTCCGGCCCCTTCGGTTGCTGCGGCCGGGCGGCCGGGTCGCCGACCAGGTGGGTCTCGGCCGGCAGGCGCGCCTGGACAACCGCACCGGCGCGCTGGTCGCCGCCCGGCGGCTCGCGGGGCAGCGGGTGCTGCTCGTGGACGACATCGTCACGACCGGGGCCACCCTGCTCGACGCGCGGCGCGCCATCCTCCTCGCCGGTGGGGAGGTGATCGGCGCGGCGACCGTGGCGGAAACACGGCGGCATCATCCCGTCACCGAGAGTTCACCGGAAACAGATTGA
- a CDS encoding LpqB family beta-propeller domain-containing protein yields MRSPTRLLAVVTALAVLLTGCSSIPRSGSVQTGQDAVTGENPPPVFLPFRPQAGASMEEILTGFIAAGTSPDNNYEIAREFLTADFADSWKSDTGVTVDDLSGRSITPVDDHTMQFSVRPVAEVNAIGEYHEEALPASVPLRYEFTQIDGQWRISAAPNGTVLDQTTFKDVFSAQSLYFYDPDFLFLVPDVRWFPRGASTPTKIVNGVLGGPSEWLAGAVSSAFPEGTALTADAVTVVARDAKVDLNSEALNADRITLQRMKRQLEQSLPSGLTVTITINRNSQDIGALGANEPEVNPRVDARALVLRGGEFGFLAATGKTVTALPGLSEGIAALQPTAVTLSPSQTAAAVLTNDGVYGIRVGDDARLLDPRQNLIAPAIDGSAYVWSVPGDRPNELFVYNTQGVAVAVPTPWQDASTIAALRVSRDGTRLIALLNTAGQTRLVVAAVLRENGAPVGLGDPVQLATDTGTPVDATWIDQSTVAYLSVQPDGEDRMVSHEIGGTSVPLESSMGISSITGSNLLRDLRALTSDGALLVQRGVGWQERIDGVTLVATQQGIGG; encoded by the coding sequence ATGCGTAGCCCGACCAGGCTTCTCGCCGTCGTCACGGCGTTGGCCGTGCTGCTCACCGGATGCTCGAGCATCCCCCGGAGCGGGTCCGTGCAGACCGGCCAGGATGCCGTTACGGGTGAGAACCCACCGCCGGTGTTCCTGCCGTTCCGGCCCCAGGCCGGGGCCAGCATGGAGGAGATCCTCACCGGATTCATCGCCGCGGGCACCAGCCCGGACAACAACTACGAGATCGCCAGGGAGTTCCTCACCGCGGACTTCGCCGACTCCTGGAAATCCGACACCGGAGTCACCGTCGACGACCTCTCCGGGCGCAGCATCACCCCGGTCGACGACCACACCATGCAGTTCTCTGTGCGCCCGGTCGCCGAGGTGAATGCCATCGGCGAGTACCACGAGGAAGCCCTCCCGGCCAGTGTGCCGCTCCGCTACGAGTTCACCCAGATCGACGGGCAGTGGCGGATCAGTGCCGCCCCGAACGGCACGGTGCTCGACCAGACCACCTTCAAGGATGTCTTCAGCGCCCAGTCGCTGTACTTCTACGACCCGGACTTCCTGTTCCTGGTGCCCGATGTGCGCTGGTTCCCGCGCGGCGCGTCCACACCGACCAAGATCGTGAACGGCGTACTCGGCGGCCCCAGCGAGTGGCTCGCCGGAGCCGTGTCGAGCGCGTTCCCCGAGGGCACAGCCCTGACCGCAGACGCCGTCACCGTGGTGGCCAGGGACGCGAAGGTGGACCTCAACAGCGAGGCCCTCAACGCCGACCGGATCACCCTGCAACGGATGAAACGCCAACTCGAGCAGAGCCTGCCGAGCGGGCTCACGGTGACCATCACCATCAACCGCAACTCGCAGGACATCGGCGCGCTCGGCGCCAACGAGCCCGAGGTCAACCCGCGGGTGGATGCGCGGGCGCTGGTGCTGCGCGGCGGCGAATTCGGTTTCCTGGCCGCAACCGGCAAGACCGTCACCGCCCTGCCGGGGCTGTCCGAAGGCATCGCGGCCCTCCAGCCCACCGCGGTCACCCTCTCGCCGTCGCAGACGGCGGCCGCCGTCTTGACGAACGACGGGGTGTACGGCATCCGGGTGGGCGACGACGCCAGACTGCTCGACCCGAGGCAGAACCTGATCGCGCCGGCCATCGACGGATCCGCGTACGTCTGGTCGGTGCCCGGCGACCGGCCCAATGAGCTCTTCGTGTACAACACCCAGGGAGTGGCTGTGGCGGTTCCGACGCCCTGGCAGGACGCGTCGACGATCGCTGCCCTCAGGGTGTCCAGGGACGGCACCCGGTTGATCGCACTGCTGAACACCGCGGGACAGACCCGCCTGGTCGTGGCCGCGGTGCTGCGGGAGAACGGTGCACCCGTCGGACTGGGCGATCCCGTGCAGCTCGCGACCGACACGGGGACCCCGGTGGACGCGACGTGGATCGACCAGAGCACCGTGGCGTATCTCAGCGTGCAGCCCGACGGCGAAGACCGCATGGTCTCCCACGAGATCGGCGGCACGAGCGTACCTCTGGAATCGTCGATGGGAATCAGCAGCATCACGGGCAGCAACCTGCTGCGTGACCTGCGCGCGCTGACCAGCGACGGCGCCCTGCTGGTGCAGCGCGGCGTCGGCTGGCAGGAACGCATCGACGGGGTGACCCTGGTGGCCACCCAGCAGGGCATCGGCGGCTGA